A window of Leishmania major strain Friedlin complete genome, chromosome 27 genomic DNA:
gttgttgttttgtgggggtgctttttttttgttgttggtcGCCAATGCCTGTTCCGCCCACGGAGCCACTAGACAAACTTGATCGTCTGTCTgtccgccttctctctctctctctctttctgcatGTCGTTGCTCGTGCCTTTTTTTGTTCGAATTGTGGTTTTGCACTGTGCACTCTCTGCGCCAGCTTGTTTGCTTCTTGAAAGAGCGAGCGACAGCGCGAAAGGAGAGCCTGACCCGTGTACATGTGGATGTGTGTTTCTACCAGTGTAGGTTGTAGTTGCGGTCAGGCGCATAACAGACGTGCTTCAACTTCCTCAACTGTTCCTTCATCCCAGATCCTTTTGTTCACGGcgtccgttttttttttcacccTGTTCTTCTTTTCGTCGAGAACAGGAGCTGTAAGGGAACGAGAGAAtatgcacgcgcacacacacgctcgaAGAATGCAAAACTTGCAAAACTGGCGAACAAAAGAATGCTTCCTAGCGCATCGGTGAGCCATCGAAAGCGCTGGAGAGGGGTGAAGGTAGCAAACGAGACAAGCGCAGGGGGCCCAGCCAAAGGTGACGCAGTGGTGGCACGGTGCAAGAGGGGTGTTGGCGCCCTCGCGGCTGTGGCGACTCTTTGACCGTgaaacacgcacaggcggcgaggacggcagATGCGaaaccaacaaaaaaagaacacacacatacacacacaatgCGAGACCGTCGGCAGATGCAGAGGCAGAACGGAAGCTGTTCCGTGATGCGAAGGCTGGTGCCGCATGGTGTGTGTAAATCCGCATGCGGCTGctcctcgtgtgtgtgtgtgtgtatgtgtgtgctcttcGTGGTCTCGGAAATCCACTGCTGAGATGCGCTTGCGACGCCCTGCTGACATGTGGAACAGGCACAGAAACatgggcgccgccgcacatacatacatacacccacacccacacgcaaaCCGTAGAGGCGGGTACGGATATCGTTTTGCATGCCGTGGCGACCATTCTCCCCACACACTTTCTTTGTGACCTactcttcttcctcctttgtcattttgtttttgttCGCGTTTTGCACGTTGATGGATTTGAAAATGGAGTTCCTGCTCTAGTTGCTCCCCTTATTCGAATTGGGTGAGATTAGACCGTGTGTTTACCCCGAATCGGCGACGATGTGCGAGTGAATGTGTGCTTGTATGTATGtaggtatatatatatatatatatatacatgcatgcacacctttgtgtgtgtatgagtGTGAGTGCAAGTGCAGACGAGACAGAAAGTGACGCGATGCGCTTGTTCTTGTTGGCTACACCTTTGTGAGCTGTATCCTGCCTTCTCCCTCACTTACGCCTTTTCGTTCAGCTTCGATGGATTTCGTCCCGCCTTGTagcccttcccccccccccccgccccgccccacctgttctttccctctctcgtaGTCCGTCGCGTATTCACTACGGTTAatacacgcgtgcgcgcgttttctctccccctacctttttttttgtttttttttttttgctttctgTTTTTTGCAGTGTTTTGTGCTGCGTCTCTTTTCAGCTGTTCCTCTCGCAcactcccctctctctgtgttttccacatacacacacacgcacacacacacgcaggtaCATGTATGCATGTAGCCTCTCTTGATTAAGAACGACGAAAACAAAACGTAGACTAATATGCCACATTGCTGGTTCCGTGTAGACACATAAACAATGAAAAGAGCATGGGGCAGAGCGTTGGCATGGCGATTCGAACGACTTTGGTGCCGTGAGCGCCCTTTAGAGCCGGTGATGGGGGCAAGCGTTTACCGGATGCCGCCGAGGTGAGCGGAAGGGGCGGGCGGAAAACACCGTCTTTCTAGCTCTACCccctcgtgtgcgtgtatcggTGCATGCGCCTGCCGAACGAGAAACACGGGGGGGGTGAGACTCGACCACCGcccctcaccctccctccctcccgttCATTCATGCATCTCCATCCGCTCCCTGGTGCGCTCACGCTGACCGTGACGCGCCCCCGGCCCCGCTCACCGAGTTCGCGCTTTTGCTCGGCGCCGTCTTCTCTTTGTGTGCCTTCACTTTACCAGCGTACACGCAAGAGCGccagacgcgcgcgcgtgcactcATGCTGATATGCCCACGCAGAGAGAACAGAGGGGCATCGCCTGCAGGTCTCCTCCAATGGCCTTTATCTGCGCCCGGGCTCGACCTATGCATGACGCTTGCTTTGCATCCCTTTCGCCGCAGTCCTCGGTCTGCTGGCTGCATCTAGCCTTTacccccaccacacacccCGCTAGCTCTGTCTTCCTCCGTacgtctctttctctggcGTTGCATGTTCGGTGCCTCAACTTGACGACGTGCTCTGGCAAACTCAGCAGGCTCATGCTGCACTTTTTCCGTCCACCCTcatctttgtgtgtgtgtgttctcttGTTACCGCAGAAGACCACCGCGCGAATGCGTCCATGAGGCTACGGAGCCCATGCGGCGTAAAAGGGATAGCAGCCGATGCACTCGTCGACCTTGTCCAAAGCTGCTACCCGTCCGCCACTGTCCTGTTCACCTCGGTGGCGAATAATGTTGCCGCTGCAGATAACAGTGAGCTCCGCATCTCCAGTTCGCTCGACGCATGGCAGGCAAagctgcacacacgccgagCTTGGAGGCAAGGTCTGAGCGTAGACACCCCTGGGTTTCAGCGCATCTTGGCACGCCGCCACATCGTCCCTGCCAGATCGGCAGAGGCTGCAGCCTCATCATGGTGGGCGCTACTGTACGCTGCCGACGCTACAAACCGCCCACGTGTTGCCCTTCCTCGACAGCCATCGCAGTCATTGCCGCCGTCTCATATCGCACACCCTATCCTCTGCTGCCCAGACGCCATCGTGTACatcggcggcgtcgaggtgCGGGATGTGACGCAAGTGGTGGCGCCAACGCTTGTGGATGCGGTGACCAGAGTTGAAGCGCCGCACAGCACCGTCGGCGCGGCGTCCGCCACACACCGCGCAGAGCGACAGGCACCCAGCTACTGCCGGCGACGCGTTGACTGGCCTACCGTATGGGCGGATAAGCGGTGCGCTATGCGCGGGGCCGACTTGCTGGAGCTCTCACTCGCCGTGCCGAGCGACTTAGGCCACCGCCATGCGGATGTTCGTGAACGCGTGTTAGTCTCCATTGCGAATCCTGATGTCACCTTGGCAGATCTGCAGCGTCAGCCACACGCCGGGCGTCGCGGGCCGCTTCGAACGTCCTTTGGGTTTTCGCTTCCCTGCGTTCAAGCCGCCCTACCAGCTGCGGTGATACGTGCCGttcgtgtgctgcgccggtggcagCGAGACGTGGCGCACTGCATTCCGAGCACGAGTGCCTTCTGGGTCTCCTCGATCGGCCATCTGCTGGAGACTAGTGTCGGCGACGCAGCCTCTCCACTGACGCAGTGGGCGGAAGCATGTACGCGGCAGGAACAGGAGTTGGGGATGTCGGAGACGCAGATGCGCCACCTTTTCGCCATCGTACAACCCGACAGCGATCAAACAAGCACCCGAGTACCGCTTCCCGAGGACGCAACGAAGCTGCTCACGTTTCTCCTCACTTCCACTGTCCTACAGCTGGCGTGTACGTCGCCGTTGGAAGCGTGGAACGGCACGAACTACTTCCTCCCAGCAGAACGGTTTGATGGCACCACGGACGCCGAGGTGTTGCTGCGCACCATGCGCAGTGTCGCAGGGACACACCTAACCTTTCCCATCTTCTCTAGCCTCTACGGCTCACCGTGCGGTGCAGAACAGGGTCCTTTGAGCCAGTCCTCCCCATAGCCTTGCCTGCTTCACCGGTGCTGACATTCTTGACTAGAAAAGGCAGAACAGAGAAAGTCGTATGCCCTGTGCGCCTTGTATGTCTTGGCATGTCGCTCGTGtactcgctctctccccccctccccctgccccGATCACCACCATCAGGGCGTGTTGTCTTCACCGTCGTCCGCACTGGACGTCGCAATTGAAAGGGAACGCGAATGAAGCAATAAGCGTACAACTGCATGGTGTGTGCCTGTATCTGTGCTGGTGCCTTTTACGACTTTTCCTTTCCTTGCTCGCTCTCACGTTGCGGATTCCGACTTCTTTAAACGCAGGAGCGCTGCAGGACACCTACACGGACATGGGTAcgcctttttgttttcgacCTTCAACGACATGTCGGACAATGCCGCGGTTTGTCGATTCAgctgtgtgtgctcgtcaGCTATTCCAACATCGATCTCGGCAGCTCCCTTCCTCACCTTCTTGAGCGCTCGCAcgcctttctttttctcttttttgttgcgCATGCAGCTCTTCACAACATCTGTGACGATGAGGTGACACCCCACAGTGCGTGAGGTCGCAGGCCCCAGTGCTCCCACTTACTCTTTGTGTGCgtatgggggggggggggagagtcAAGCACCTACAAAGTGGGTAGGTCGACGCAATGTattgctgctgatgccgacgGTTATGTCCTGGATTGGCGTTGCGTCAGCGCAACCTGCGACAAGGGGCACAGCTGTGCCGTCTACGTGAGAGGCAGGGTGCCCGCGTGGCTCGAGTGCATCGTACCTGGCTATCGCACGGCCTCATGGTCTAGGAAGGATAAGCAGCCACCCCGAGAGAGATGCGCCACGTGGCCACCGGCATGGTgagggagcggctgtgaggcaaCCTACAgagcgggtgggtgggcagagTACGAGTCAGGGGGGCGTGCTCTCAGAGGACTGCGTCAGCGCAGTGCTCTAGCCCGCGTCGaccgctgcttcgcatcACGCGATGGACCTGTGACAaacaggtgtgtgtgtgtgtgtgtgttggggggggggtccaGTGGAGTGTTGAGCCCATGTTGTATAATTGAGAGTGGTCACGTTGAACAGGAAAGAAAAGCGAGTCTTCCTGATGATTGCGAACCACCTCACCGTGGTATCTCAGGACCCAGCGCCGCACTCTTTGTAGGGAAGCAAAACCGTCTGCAGCCGGTGCTCGGGTATTGGTTGCGGACTCTAGGTGTTGGCGGGGAGGTCTGGGCTGGCGCAGTGCCGAGGAGAGTCGCAGCCATGATGGTCATGCTGCTGCCAGCCCACTACAGAGGACAATGGCGAATCCGCAACAGTACAAAGAAGCCGAAAACAAGCATCACGTGAACGGACGCGTTGAGAAGGCAAGCCTTCGCCGCAGGTTTGGTGCACGGAGCCTTCCCATCACTCACAGCTGCCCGCCTTCTCCACTCGTGTGTATTGCATGAGTCGAGGCTGCACGAACGGCAGCGTgttcaccccctccctctggCTTTTGCTGGCACTGCGAGACACACGTCCATCACCACAGCTGGAACGAGAGCGGACGCCGGCTAAACATATATAAAGAAGGTTTAAGTCGGCAGCGCACAAGCCCGGCAAAACCCCCTCCGCCACCTACTGTCGCAAGTCCACGCACTCTTTTGTTTCATTTCGATACGGTAGCCAAGATGGAGTACCAGATTATCTCGAGCAAGGGTGACAAGCTCGCGCTTTgcatcgacgacgacatGACGGTTGGGGATGTCAAAGGTGTCGCTGCGGCGATGCTGGATGCCCCCGATGATGTCATCATGACGGTCTCGCTCAACGGCAAGCTCCTTAAAGATGACGTGGAGACCTGGGGAGAGCTGCGCAGGCGCCTCTTCCGAAgccagcagccgcatccCATGCAGCGCAAGCTCTTCTGCAACGTGACGGATCGCCCGGTGGTGGAGTCCCAGAGCGCCGAGATGCTGCGCATGCTGTCTTCCAAGGAGGAAAAAAAACTCGAacaggagaaggagcgcgagaAGGTGGCCGCGATGGACTCTATGGTAGACACACTCGCCGACAACCCTGCCTTTCTCGAGAGCATGCTGAGTATGAACCCCATGATCAAAAAGATGCAGAAAAAATCGCCCGAGGTGGCGCGTATGTTGAAAGATCCAGACACGCTGCGCATGCTCCTGAAGTCCTCCGTTGacccgcagcggcggcgggagaTGGAGCGCAACGCAGAGCTGCAGCTTGCCCACATCGCCGCCTTGCCCGGAGGCCAGCAGATGATCAATCATTACATGGATCAGCTCaccgaggacgaggaggagacggacACACAACGGCAACTGCGCATTGGCAGGTCGACAGCCGAGGTGAGCGACGAGCTCGCCCACCCGGACCCAACCAAAGAGGCGAACAACGACCCGTTGCCGAACCCGTGGACAACGCCGGCCGCGACAGAGTCTGGGGCTGCGTCTCAAACTGGTAGTGCATTTCCATTTGGCGACGCCGAGGGTCTCCCTTTTTTCAGCCCCTTCGGCTttcc
This region includes:
- a CDS encoding conserved hypothetical protein (previous protein_id=AAZ09817.1) — its product is MRLRSPCGVKGIAADALVDLVQSCYPSATVLFTSVANNVAAADNSELRISSSLDAWQAKLHTRRAWRQGLSVDTPGFQRILARRHIVPARSAEAAASSWWALLYAADATNRPRVALPRQPSQSLPPSHIAHPILCCPDAIVYIGGVEVRDVTQVVAPTLVDAVTRVEAPHSTVGAASATHRAERQAPSYCRRRVDWPTVWADKRCAMRGADLLELSLAVPSDLGHRHADVRERVLVSIANPDVTLADLQRQPHAGRRGPLRTSFGFSLPCVQAALPAAVIRAVRVLRRWQRDVAHCIPSTSAFWVSSIGHLLETSVGDAASPLTQWAEACTRQEQELGMSETQMRHLFAIVQPDSDQTSTRVPLPEDATKLLTFLLTSTVLQLACTSPLEAWNGTNYFLPAERFDGTTDAEVLLRTMRSVAGTHLTFPIFSSLYGSPCGAEQGPLSQSSP
- a CDS encoding conserved hypothetical protein (previous protein_id=AAZ09818.1) encodes the protein MEYQIISSKGDKLALCIDDDMTVGDVKGVAAAMLDAPDDVIMTVSLNGKLLKDDVETWGELRRRLFRSQQPHPMQRKLFCNVTDRPVVESQSAEMLRMLSSKEEKKLEQEKEREKVAAMDSMVDTLADNPAFLESMLSMNPMIKKMQKKSPEVARMLKDPDTLRMLLKSSVDPQRRREMERNAELQLAHIAALPGGQQMINHYMDQLTEDEEETDTQRQLRIGRSTAEVSDELAHPDPTKEANNDPLPNPWTTPAATESGAASQTGSAFPFGDAEGLPFFSPFGFPPAAASSSRGAATDPVASSFVGGSAAASSSGPDQAAMNAMMQMMMQSMMTSPSAPTTAATNAPSPLTAAAPVSASPTAVSEEAMQRGLSALREMGFEDEALCREALTACGGDAEAAVDYIAEHQEE